A window from Gossypium raimondii isolate GPD5lz chromosome 7, ASM2569854v1, whole genome shotgun sequence encodes these proteins:
- the LOC105761987 gene encoding uncharacterized protein LOC105761987, with translation MANYVKFMKDILSKKYRLGEFETIALTEGCTTMLMNKLPPKLKDPRSFTISYSIGNHYVGKALCDLGASINIMPMSIFRKLKIEKAGPTMVTLQLVDQSYAHSEGGTLIDVKKGELTMRISDQQITFNEFNALKYAYENKECRVIGLTETTVEEFTRFCHSNSDIDEESLEQSDIVSFDELK, from the exons ATGGCCAACTAcgtaaaattcatgaaagacATACTGTCGAAAAAATACAGattgggagaatttgagactATTGCTCTCACTGAAGGGTGCACAACAATGTTGATGAATAAGCTGCCTCCGAAGTTAAAAGACCCAAGGAGTTTCACTATCTCTTattcaattggaaatcattatgttggtaaggcgttatgtgatttaggagcgAGTATAAATAtaatgcctatgtctattttCAGGAAGCTGAAAATCGAGAAAGCAGGACCTACTATGGTTACGTTGCAACTGGTTGATCAATCCTATGCCCATTcggaag GCGGAACTTTAATTGATGTGAAGAAAGGTGAACTAACCATGAGAATAAGTGATCAGCAGATCACGTTCAATGAATTTAATGCCCTGAAATATGCTTATGAGAATAAAGAATGTCGTGTCATTGGATTGACAGAAACAACAGTGGAGGAATTCACAAGATTTTGCCATAGCAATTCTGATATTGACGAAGAATCACTTGAGCAGAGTGATATAGTAAGTTTTGATGAACTTAAGTAG